Within the Syngnathus scovelli strain Florida chromosome 6, RoL_Ssco_1.2, whole genome shotgun sequence genome, the region CATGCTGCTCATTTGTTTCCTCGTCGTCATTTAATTCAAAAGTCTCGCTGATGTCATTGCATATTTCCAGCCAACTTATTGTCGGAAGGCTGAAGGACATTTTCTCCTGACTTTTAGATGCCATGTCTCCTTCCGGTGTCTCTTGCAGATCGGGTTCTATTGTAAACTGTGGACAGTTAATTTCTTTTCGTTTCTTAGTGAAATCGCACAGTTCTTCCTTACACTGGCACTTCTCATTCAAAGGTGTTTTGGAACCCAAAATGGTTTCTTTCCACTTTGCAACACAGCAGAAATGTTTCAAGGGATCAGCGATTTCTGATCTGCTGGTAACATGATCTTCAAGTGGCTCATCTACCACAGCGATATCAATTGCAACTACTTCTGGTTCACTCATAATTTCTGTGTTTTGTGACATTCCAACATGGCCTTGCTCATAGATAGCTTTTGCTTTTTTGGGTGACAAAACCTGGATTTCAAAGTGGAGAGGGTCATTACATTCTTTGTCGTCTATGTCACTGTCAGGTCTGGGAACGTTACTAACATTTTGTGATGAAATGCTGGCGACTCTTTTAACTGGATCCGGCTGGTTGAAATGTCTGTAAACATTGGGGCCAAACTCTTTGTCAATATCATCCAGCTGTTCGTTTAGATTCAACCATGATGACGTGTAGGGCTGTTCCGTGTAAACCTCGCCATCTTCCAAAGCATGGTAGTTTTTCAGTTGATCAACAGACGAGGGGGCCACCTGTGTCACCACAACAGTGTCGTCTCTTACATATTTGGCACAAAATGGAACAACACAACGCAGCACGGAAGGGAAACCCTTCACAGAACAAGAAAAATGGTTGATGTTCGCACCCCAAAACAGGATTAATAAATCTTTTCGTAAATCCTCTTTATGTGCACATTCCACCTCAAATCCTCCACTAATAGAAATTAATTCTTCCCGAGTCCACTGAATTGTTGGGAGAGAGGACAGTTCATCGGGACAAGCCTTCGGATCGAGTGACATCTCCTTGTTATTTGCCCCGGAGTCTTTTTCTTGAATTCCAAGTGTTACCGGCTGTGAAGCACATGCTCCGACAGAATGGTCGTTACGTAGCATGTTATTTGCTTGTTTGGTAGCTGTAGGATGGATCCTCTGCCCTTTACTTAGTGTGTCATCAATGTGCCTGGGAGCTGATGTATCCCTACTCTGACATTTGTTGAACTGTGGCTGAGTTTCACTTTCCGTGGGACCCCGACCATCCTCTTTAGTAGTCTTCTTCTGTGTGTCTACTGTGGGTAAATTAACATTGTGTGTTAAGGAACAGTTGATTGCAGACAATGGCTGCACCACTTTAGTAGTCTTCTTCTGTGTGTCTACTGTGGGTAAATTAACATTGTGTGTTAAGGAACAGTTGATTGCAGACAATGGCTGCACCACTTTAGTAGTCTTCTTCTGTGTGTCTACTGTGGGTAAATTAACATTGTGTGTTAAGGAACAGTTGATTGCAGACAATGGCTGCACCACAGCGATGACTTTAGAAGGAATGGAATTGTCATTCAGTCTATTAGTTGGTGATGACTGTGCACTATCACTCTCTGATCCTGCGCCCTGTAGCAACTGCACCAgtagtggattttttttaaaagaccaTGCCGTTGTGTCTGTTGTAACCTTCCcttcattttgttgtgttgtagtTTGTTGACAAGTGGATCCTTGGATAGCTGTCACAATTACACTATGCTGCGTCTCTGCTACTGGGAAGAACACTGTTTTACTACCAGCCACGACAGTGGATGAAAATTGCTCTGTCGGCCGATTCAAACCGGAAACTTGCAAATTCCGACAGGTAGATGGGGCACTTACAATGGATTGGTTGGGACTGCTGGAAACAACATTTCTATTCTGGGCAGAAAGATATGGTGCATTTTGGGTTCTGTTGACTGAAGCAACTGGAATGTTATGTGCAGTCCTTGAAACGTTGTGTCTGACTTGAGGTGGGGTTTTCGTACAAGTGACGAATTGAGATTGGGTGAAGACTTGGTTGAAAACTTGATTTAATCTCTCATTACTCATGGTATTTTCAAGAGCAGGTGCAATGTTGTTACTCCCCTGTCTGGTTGATATTGGATTGTAATGCCAGAAAAGGTGTCTCGTCCCATCTTGATAATGCACTGGTGACGTTTGGTTGGGCCCATACTGAACTGATGAATGAGAATGATTGACAGCAATTTGATGTCCATTTAGATGGGAAGGCTGTCTACCTTGCACATTAGAAGGTGGGTTCTGCGGATTGACAGTTGGCTCCTGGTAGGCGAACTGCGACCCACAAGCTGTttgacgagagccgtcagtgTGCCGGTTAGATGGACCGCCGCCATGAGAAGAAAAGACATTCTGTTGTGGGTTTACTCCAGGATTTACTGCGTGACGGGCAAGTTGGGCTTGGCATTGTGACAGTGAGAGAGGTCCTTGGTATGGTCCACTTTGCCATGT harbors:
- the si:ch211-106e7.2 gene encoding uncharacterized protein si:ch211-106e7.2; amino-acid sequence: MYLTWQSGPYQGPLSLSQCQAQLARHAVNPGVNPQQNVFSSHGGGPSNRHTDGSRQTACGSQFAYQEPTVNPQNPPSNVQGRQPSHLNGHQIAVNHSHSSVQYGPNQTSPVHYQDGTRHLFWHYNPISTRQGSNNIAPALENTMSNERLNQVFNQVFTQSQFVTCTKTPPQVRHNVSRTAHNIPVASVNRTQNAPYLSAQNRNVVSSSPNQSIVSAPSTCRNLQVSGLNRPTEQFSSTVVAGSKTVFFPVAETQHSVIVTAIQGSTCQQTTTQQNEGKVTTDTTAWSFKKNPLLVQLLQGAGSESDSAQSSPTNRLNDNSIPSKVIAVVQPLSAINCSLTHNVNLPTVDTQKKTTKVVQPLSAINCSLTHNVNLPTVDTQKKTTKVVQPLSAINCSLTHNVNLPTVDTQKKTTKEDGRGPTESETQPQFNKCQSRDTSAPRHIDDTLSKGQRIHPTATKQANNMLRNDHSVGACASQPVTLGIQEKDSGANNKEMSLDPKACPDELSSLPTIQWTREELISISGGFEVECAHKEDLRKDLLILFWGANINHFSCSVKGFPSVLRCVVPFCAKYVRDDTVVVTQVAPSSVDQLKNYHALEDGEVYTEQPYTSSWLNLNEQLDDIDKEFGPNVYRHFNQPDPVKRVASISSQNVSNVPRPDSDIDDKECNDPLHFEIQVLSPKKAKAIYEQGHVGMSQNTEIMSEPEVVAIDIAVVDEPLEDHVTSRSEIADPLKHFCCVAKWKETILGSKTPLNEKCQCKEELCDFTKKRKEINCPQFTIEPDLQETPEGDMASKSQEKMSFSLPTISWLEICNDISETFELNDDEETNEQHEPPPKGSQAAIISDRKGCLSICDLLNRIDENEEDFNKTQPEPAESCPSTESHTSDTADSEEDSYKAWLKPAESCLSRESHTSDDDSSTENPILSPMSPNDHVEQAPTASSRVTKSPLETEQQIQYCVKSGSQNDISITGTHETDERKRKRLGNPNTIFPYLKKLMSKNVESHGVDVSKNNIDESDDKPLVSIKKIVKLVLFGSVQQEKHASNNHDSGLLKPPEVIFATVDSKKKLNRGGPKSFGSASRNTLSQSQIKLGSHMTLSTTKEKKKCTDDKDLAAQQSQSVKRDKRKNESGHQADVTIQENVLKFNVLPTTFSFEDESSGAKATTEDSSDKPSSEYTAENPHKKSRLGAWSPLPVKNVHGADSSSSGVFAEYQKKYVERSKSSICSLVD